A region of Streptomyces sp. NBC_01788 DNA encodes the following proteins:
- the proC gene encoding pyrroline-5-carboxylate reductase translates to MSQKVAVLGTGKIGEALLSGMIRGGWTPADLLVTARRPERAEELRARHGVTPVTNTEAAKSADTLILTVKPQDMGTLLDELAPHVPADRLVISGAAGIPTSFFEERLASGTPVVRVMTNTPALVDEAMSVISAGTHASAEHLAHAEEIFGAVGKTLRVPESQQDACTALSGSGPAYFFYLVEAMTDAGILLGLPRDKAHELIVQSAIGAAVMLRDSGEPPVKLRENVTSPAGTTINAIRELENHGVRAALIAALEAARDRSRELASGNN, encoded by the coding sequence ATGAGCCAGAAAGTCGCAGTTCTCGGCACCGGAAAGATCGGCGAAGCCCTGCTCAGCGGAATGATCCGGGGCGGCTGGACACCCGCCGACCTGCTGGTCACCGCCCGCCGTCCGGAACGGGCCGAAGAACTCCGCGCCCGCCACGGAGTCACCCCGGTCACCAACACGGAAGCAGCGAAGAGCGCCGACACCCTGATCCTCACCGTCAAGCCCCAGGACATGGGCACCCTCCTCGACGAACTCGCCCCGCACGTCCCCGCCGACCGCCTGGTCATCAGCGGCGCCGCGGGCATCCCCACCTCCTTCTTCGAGGAGCGTCTGGCCTCCGGCACCCCGGTCGTCCGCGTCATGACGAACACCCCCGCCCTCGTCGACGAGGCCATGTCCGTCATCTCCGCCGGCACCCACGCCTCCGCCGAACACCTCGCCCACGCCGAGGAGATCTTCGGCGCCGTGGGCAAGACGCTCCGCGTCCCGGAATCCCAGCAGGACGCGTGCACCGCCCTTTCCGGCTCGGGCCCGGCCTACTTCTTCTACCTGGTCGAGGCCATGACCGACGCCGGCATCCTCCTCGGCCTTCCCCGGGACAAGGCCCACGAGCTGATCGTCCAGTCCGCGATCGGCGCCGCGGTGATGCTGCGCGACAGCGGGGAGCCCCCCGTGAAGCTCCGCGAGAACGTCACCTCGCCGGCCGGCACGACGATCAACGCCATCCGCGAACTGGAGAACCACGGTGTGCGCGCCGCGCTCATCGCCGCGCTGGAAGCCGCCCGCGACCGCAGCCGCGAGCTGGCCTCCGGCAACAACTGA
- a CDS encoding SH3 domain-containing protein: MSVDRAQERVVESAAERSGELIEQAGGDAATVVAAAAALNYYPVAPGVELNVRSGPGTGYGIVRTLSAGASVPIYCQTPGTTVSGYYGTSNIWNNIGTGQYVSDTYVKTGSDGYVTGRCG, translated from the coding sequence ATGTCTGTCGACCGTGCGCAAGAACGGGTCGTGGAGAGTGCCGCGGAGAGGTCCGGGGAGCTGATCGAGCAGGCCGGCGGCGACGCGGCGACGGTCGTCGCGGCCGCGGCGGCCCTGAACTACTACCCGGTCGCGCCGGGTGTCGAGCTCAACGTCCGCAGCGGACCCGGCACCGGCTACGGCATCGTCCGCACGCTGAGCGCGGGCGCCTCCGTGCCGATCTACTGCCAGACCCCGGGTACGACGGTGTCCGGCTACTACGGCACCTCGAACATCTGGAACAACATAGGAACCGGCCAGTACGTCTCGGACACCTATGTGAAGACGGGCAGCGACGGTTATGTGACCGGCCGCTGCGGCTGA
- a CDS encoding class I SAM-dependent methyltransferase: MTASRIPAYADRAHSFNAAAAQYAANRPSYPPALFDALEELAGRALAGARVADVGAGTGISTARLHERGADVLAVEPGEGMAAQFRRGLPDIPVVRGNGNALPLADSCADFLTYAQAWHWTDPAQSVPEALRVLRPGGALALWWNTEPDDVEWIVEESDRVRRFFGVDARAEKTAAAHRLKADPSGRLSFTRRDVRWSRRVPVDTHLANLGSHSAFLVCPEERRTAFFAEARDHLLRTFPDGIVEETYDVFLLVATTP, encoded by the coding sequence ATGACCGCATCCCGGATACCCGCCTACGCGGACCGAGCCCACTCCTTCAACGCCGCGGCCGCCCAGTACGCGGCGAACCGCCCCTCCTACCCGCCCGCCCTCTTCGACGCGCTGGAGGAACTCGCCGGCCGCGCCCTCGCCGGCGCCCGCGTCGCGGACGTCGGTGCCGGTACGGGCATCTCGACCGCCCGGCTGCACGAGCGCGGCGCCGATGTGCTGGCCGTGGAGCCGGGCGAGGGCATGGCGGCCCAGTTCCGCCGCGGCCTCCCGGACATCCCCGTCGTACGGGGCAACGGCAACGCCCTTCCCCTCGCCGACTCCTGCGCCGACTTCCTCACCTACGCCCAGGCCTGGCACTGGACCGACCCGGCTCAGTCGGTCCCCGAGGCCCTGCGCGTCCTGCGTCCGGGCGGAGCCCTGGCGCTGTGGTGGAACACGGAGCCCGACGACGTCGAGTGGATCGTGGAGGAGAGCGATCGCGTCCGCCGCTTCTTCGGCGTCGACGCCCGGGCCGAGAAGACGGCGGCCGCCCACCGTCTGAAGGCGGACCCGAGCGGACGCCTCAGCTTCACCCGCCGCGACGTCCGCTGGAGCCGCCGGGTCCCGGTCGACACCCACCTCGCCAACCTCGGCAGCCACTCGGCCTTCCTGGTCTGCCCCGAGGAACGCAGGACCGCCTTCTTCGCCGAAGCGCGTGACCATCTGCTGCGGACCTTCCCGGACGGCATCGTCGAGGAGACCTACGACGTGTTCCTCCTCGTCGCCACCACACCCTGA
- a CDS encoding EamA/RhaT family transporter, producing MSDDNGTPGTAAGSAGPRPEPLRFFGTTWVDHDNGYTARRAGVAVGSLAAAAVSCFVLRFAYQGLQIAGSGAFVELLVVVMFAVCSALAFRHTWDGFRKRPDPDRQASLRGLLAIGFIGSLLAYFFRSLVEAPGEKLHRQEYEEAREQHQRRLTRRSGNPSRKRRRS from the coding sequence GTGAGCGACGACAACGGCACCCCGGGCACCGCCGCGGGCTCCGCAGGGCCCCGCCCCGAGCCCCTGCGTTTCTTCGGCACCACCTGGGTGGATCACGACAACGGCTACACGGCCCGCCGTGCCGGCGTCGCCGTCGGCTCCCTCGCCGCGGCCGCCGTCTCCTGTTTCGTGCTCCGCTTCGCCTACCAGGGGCTCCAGATCGCCGGCTCGGGCGCCTTCGTGGAACTCCTGGTCGTGGTGATGTTCGCGGTGTGCAGCGCGCTCGCCTTCCGCCACACCTGGGACGGCTTCCGCAAGCGGCCCGACCCCGACCGCCAGGCCTCCCTGCGCGGCCTGCTCGCCATCGGATTCATCGGCTCCCTCCTCGCCTACTTCTTCCGCTCGCTCGTCGAGGCCCCCGGCGAGAAACTGCACCGCCAGGAGTACGAAGAGGCCCGCGAGCAGCACCAACGCCGGCTCACCCGCCGCTCGGGCAACCCATCGAGGAAGCGTCGCCGCTCCTGA
- a CDS encoding ABC transporter ATP-binding protein, with product MMNISSGPPPDPGTDAVRAEALTVVRGPRTVLRGLGFTVPRGRITGLLGPSGCGKSTLMRAIAGTQAKVDGTLEILGLPAGHATLRSRIGYVTQAPSVYDDLTVRQNLEYFAAILDPGRAAAERRRDNVGRAIADVDLTGHADALAGNLSGGQRSRVSLAVALLGTPELLVLDEPTVGLDPVLRRDLWNLFHDIAATRGATLLVSSHVMDEAERCHHLLLMREGRILADDTPEALRTRTGTETVEAAFLHLVDEAAAAGRAKETAR from the coding sequence ATGATGAATATTTCTTCGGGGCCACCACCCGACCCCGGAACGGATGCAGTCCGAGCCGAAGCCCTCACCGTCGTCCGAGGCCCCCGCACCGTCCTGCGGGGCCTCGGCTTCACCGTCCCGCGCGGCCGCATCACCGGCCTCCTCGGCCCCTCCGGCTGCGGCAAGTCCACCCTCATGCGCGCCATCGCCGGCACCCAGGCCAAGGTCGACGGCACCCTGGAGATCCTCGGCCTGCCCGCCGGCCACGCCACCCTCCGCAGCCGCATCGGCTACGTCACCCAAGCCCCCTCCGTCTACGACGACCTGACCGTCCGCCAGAACCTCGAATACTTCGCCGCGATCCTCGACCCCGGCCGCGCGGCAGCCGAACGCCGCCGGGACAACGTCGGCCGGGCCATCGCCGACGTCGACCTCACCGGCCACGCCGACGCCCTCGCCGGCAACCTCTCCGGCGGCCAGCGCAGCCGCGTCTCCCTCGCGGTCGCCCTCCTCGGCACCCCCGAACTGCTCGTCCTCGACGAACCGACGGTCGGCCTGGACCCCGTGCTGCGCCGCGACCTGTGGAACCTCTTCCACGACATCGCCGCCACCCGGGGCGCCACCCTCCTCGTCTCCTCCCACGTCATGGACGAGGCCGAGCGCTGCCACCACCTCCTGCTCATGCGCGAGGGCCGCATCCTCGCCGACGACACCCCCGAAGCACTCCGGACCCGAACCGGCACCGAGACCGTCGAGGCGGCCTTCCTGCACCTGGTCGACGAGGCGGCCGCGGCCGGCCGCGCCAAGGAGACAGCACGATGA
- a CDS encoding VC0807 family protein, whose translation MTTNTKRASLAPLLVDVAVPVGGYYLLKNGFGMSTLAALGWSSVVPALRTGWAAARERRVNAFAALILFVNVVGLLLSLVAGDPRLMLAKDSGVSSAIGIGILVSVALGRPMMTAAMKPWLVKGDEGREAAWARLAAGSADFRRAEKVFSLVWGVVLLAECVVRVVGAYTVPVDTMVWLGTVILAVTMVLGFLLSGALAAGPMAHMLIAETNAAAGDSSQVQEPAGAQQPAPAREAVKSPNGLALAGS comes from the coding sequence ATGACGACGAACACGAAGCGCGCGAGCCTCGCCCCCCTGCTGGTGGATGTGGCGGTTCCGGTCGGCGGGTACTACCTGCTCAAGAACGGGTTCGGGATGAGCACGCTGGCAGCCCTGGGGTGGAGCAGCGTGGTCCCCGCCCTGCGCACCGGTTGGGCCGCGGCCAGGGAGCGCAGGGTCAACGCGTTCGCCGCGCTCATCCTGTTCGTCAACGTGGTGGGGCTGCTGCTCAGTCTCGTCGCCGGTGACCCTCGGCTGATGCTCGCCAAGGACAGCGGTGTCAGCAGCGCGATCGGCATCGGCATCCTGGTGTCCGTGGCGCTGGGCAGGCCGATGATGACCGCGGCCATGAAGCCCTGGCTGGTGAAGGGCGACGAGGGCCGGGAAGCCGCCTGGGCCCGACTGGCGGCCGGATCCGCGGACTTCCGGCGGGCGGAGAAGGTGTTCTCGCTGGTGTGGGGTGTGGTCCTGCTCGCGGAGTGCGTGGTGCGGGTCGTGGGTGCCTACACGGTGCCGGTGGACACCATGGTGTGGCTCGGCACCGTGATCCTGGCGGTCACCATGGTGCTCGGGTTCCTCCTGAGCGGTGCTCTGGCCGCCGGGCCGATGGCGCACATGCTGATCGCCGAGACGAACGCCGCAGCCGGGGATTCCTCGCAGGTCCAGGAGCCCGCCGGCGCCCAGCAGCCCGCGCCGGCGCGGGAGGCCGTGAAGTCCCCGAACGGACTCGCCCTCGCCGGAAGCTGA
- the trpS gene encoding tryptophan--tRNA ligase produces the protein MERTRVFSGIKPTGHLTLGNYLGAMRRWAEVDQHRSQALFCVVDLHALTVDHDPARVRRLSRQAATLLLAAGLDPELCTLFVQSHVDEHARLSYLLECVATDGEMRRMIQYKEKAAREQQRGGSVRLSLLTYPVLMAADILAYGTDEVPVGDDQTQHVELTRDLAVRFNQRYGHTFVVPKATPPKVAARVMNLQDPSSKMGKSDDSGPGIVYLLDEPEVVEKKVMRAVTDSGRDVVYDPQERPGIANLLEILAACQGGNPETLGGVYESYGALKKDTAEAVVELLRPVQARHRELCADPAHVEGVLRAGAEKAREMARPRVDAAYRAIGLLPA, from the coding sequence GTGGAGAGGACTCGGGTCTTCAGCGGGATCAAGCCGACGGGACACCTGACGCTGGGGAACTACCTGGGCGCCATGCGGCGCTGGGCCGAGGTGGACCAGCACCGGTCCCAGGCGCTGTTCTGCGTCGTCGACCTGCACGCGCTGACCGTGGACCACGACCCGGCGCGGGTGCGCAGGCTCAGCAGGCAGGCGGCGACGCTGCTGCTGGCGGCGGGGCTCGATCCGGAACTGTGCACCCTGTTCGTACAGAGCCATGTGGACGAGCACGCCCGGCTGTCGTACCTGCTGGAGTGCGTGGCCACGGACGGCGAGATGCGGCGGATGATCCAGTACAAGGAGAAGGCCGCACGCGAGCAGCAGCGGGGCGGGAGCGTGCGGCTGTCGCTGCTGACGTATCCGGTGCTGATGGCGGCGGACATCCTGGCGTACGGAACGGACGAGGTGCCGGTCGGTGACGACCAGACGCAGCACGTGGAACTGACCCGTGATCTGGCGGTGCGGTTCAACCAGCGGTACGGGCACACGTTCGTAGTGCCGAAGGCGACGCCTCCGAAGGTGGCGGCGAGGGTGATGAACCTGCAGGACCCGTCGTCGAAGATGGGGAAGTCGGACGACTCCGGGCCGGGCATCGTCTATCTGCTCGACGAGCCGGAGGTCGTGGAGAAGAAGGTCATGCGGGCGGTGACCGACAGCGGACGGGACGTCGTCTACGACCCGCAGGAGCGTCCCGGCATCGCCAACCTGCTGGAGATCCTGGCCGCCTGCCAGGGTGGGAACCCGGAGACCCTGGGCGGTGTGTACGAGTCGTACGGCGCCTTGAAGAAGGACACCGCGGAGGCCGTGGTCGAACTCCTCAGGCCGGTACAGGCGAGGCACAGGGAACTGTGCGCGGATCCCGCCCATGTCGAAGGGGTGTTGCGGGCGGGTGCGGAGAAGGCCAGGGAGATGGCGCGGCCCAGAGTGGACGCGGCGTACCGGGCGATCGGGTTGCTGCCCGCCTGA
- a CDS encoding HAD family hydrolase: MRYDLVIFDNDGVLVDSEPISNRLLAAYLTELGHPTSYEDSIRDYMGSAMHRIHDLVLERTGKRLPDDFDDVFHARVFAAFQRELKPVAGAADVLEKLAVDGTPYCVASSGSHERIRVGHRATGLDRWFGEERIFSSQDVGRGKPAPDLFLHAADRMGVAPEKCVVVEDSPLGVQAAVAAGMDVYGFTAMTPAARLADATQLFSRMEELADLLT; this comes from the coding sequence ATGCGCTACGACCTCGTCATCTTCGACAACGACGGCGTCCTCGTCGACAGTGAGCCCATCTCCAACCGGCTCCTCGCCGCCTACCTCACCGAGTTGGGGCACCCCACCTCCTACGAGGACTCCATCCGTGACTACATGGGGTCGGCGATGCACCGAATCCACGATCTGGTCCTGGAGCGGACGGGGAAGCGGCTGCCGGACGACTTCGACGACGTCTTCCACGCCCGTGTGTTCGCCGCGTTCCAGCGCGAATTGAAGCCGGTGGCCGGTGCCGCCGACGTACTGGAGAAGCTCGCGGTGGACGGGACGCCGTACTGTGTCGCGTCCTCGGGGAGTCACGAGCGGATCCGGGTGGGGCACCGGGCGACCGGCCTGGACCGGTGGTTCGGCGAGGAGCGGATCTTCAGTTCGCAGGACGTGGGCCGGGGCAAGCCGGCGCCGGACCTGTTCCTCCACGCGGCCGACCGGATGGGAGTGGCCCCCGAGAAGTGCGTCGTCGTCGAGGACTCCCCGCTGGGCGTCCAGGCCGCCGTCGCGGCCGGGATGGACGTCTACGGCTTCACGGCGATGACCCCGGCCGCCAGGCTCGCGGATGCGACCCAACTCTTCTCACGCATGGAGGAGTTGGCCGACCTGCTGACATGA
- the ilvD gene encoding dihydroxy-acid dehydratase, giving the protein MPELRSRTVTHGRNMAGARALMRASGVPGADIGRKPVIAIANSFTEFVPGHTHLQPVGRIVSDAVREAGGIPREFNTIAVDDGIAMGHGGMLYSLPSRDLIADSVEYMVEAHCADALICISNCDKITPGMLMAALRLNIPTVFVSGGPMESGRATLVDGTVRTLDLVDAISDAVNDKVSDEDILRIEENACPTCGSCSGMFTANSMNCLTEAIGLSLPGNGSVLATHTARRALYENAARTVMDITRRHYDQDDETVLPRNVATFAAFENAMALDIAMGGSTNTILHLLAAAQEAGVDFGLEQIDAVSRRVPCLAKVAPNVAKDRTYYMEDVHRAGGIPALLGELHRAGLLNEDVHAVHSPSLADWLKTWDVRGGSPSPEAVELWHAAPGCVRSAEAFSQSERWEALDTDAAEGCIRSAEHAYSKDGGLAVLKGNLAVDGCVVKTAGVDESIWTFEGPAVVCESQEEAVQKILTQQIKEGDVVVIRYEGPKGGPGMQEMLYPTSYLKGRGLGKSCALITDGRFSGGTSGLSIGHASPEAASGGTIALVEDGDRIRIDIPGRSIELLVDDSELSRRARALNGAYAPKDRDRKVSAALRAYAAMATSADKGAVRDVSKLG; this is encoded by the coding sequence ATGCCCGAGCTGAGGTCCCGCACAGTCACCCACGGCCGCAACATGGCGGGCGCCCGCGCCCTTATGCGCGCCTCCGGTGTACCCGGTGCGGACATCGGCCGGAAGCCCGTCATCGCGATCGCCAACAGCTTCACGGAGTTCGTCCCAGGGCACACCCACCTCCAGCCGGTCGGCCGGATCGTCAGCGACGCGGTCCGGGAGGCGGGCGGCATCCCGCGCGAGTTCAACACCATCGCCGTCGACGACGGCATCGCGATGGGCCACGGCGGCATGCTGTACTCGCTGCCCTCGCGCGACCTGATCGCGGACAGCGTCGAGTACATGGTCGAGGCCCACTGCGCCGACGCCCTGATCTGCATCTCCAACTGCGACAAGATCACCCCGGGCATGCTGATGGCGGCCCTGCGCCTGAACATCCCCACGGTCTTCGTCTCCGGGGGCCCGATGGAGTCCGGACGGGCCACCCTGGTCGACGGCACCGTCCGCACGCTCGACCTGGTCGACGCCATCTCCGACGCCGTCAACGACAAGGTCTCCGACGAGGACATCCTCCGCATCGAGGAGAACGCCTGCCCGACCTGCGGCAGCTGTTCCGGCATGTTCACCGCCAACTCGATGAACTGCCTGACCGAGGCGATCGGCCTGTCCCTGCCGGGCAACGGCTCGGTCCTCGCCACCCACACCGCCCGCCGCGCCCTGTACGAGAACGCGGCCCGCACGGTCATGGACATCACCCGCCGCCACTACGACCAGGACGACGAGACGGTCCTGCCCCGCAACGTCGCCACCTTCGCGGCCTTCGAGAACGCGATGGCCCTGGACATCGCGATGGGCGGCTCCACCAACACGATCCTGCACCTGCTGGCGGCGGCCCAGGAGGCCGGCGTCGACTTCGGTCTGGAGCAGATCGACGCCGTCTCCCGCCGGGTGCCGTGCCTGGCCAAGGTGGCACCGAACGTCGCCAAGGACCGCACGTACTACATGGAGGACGTGCACCGCGCCGGCGGCATCCCCGCGCTGCTCGGCGAACTGCACCGCGCGGGCCTGCTGAACGAGGACGTGCACGCGGTGCACAGCCCCTCCCTGGCCGACTGGCTCAAGACCTGGGACGTGCGCGGCGGCTCCCCGTCCCCCGAGGCGGTCGAGCTGTGGCACGCGGCCCCCGGCTGCGTGCGCTCGGCGGAGGCCTTCTCCCAGTCCGAGCGCTGGGAGGCCCTGGACACCGACGCCGCCGAGGGCTGCATCCGGTCCGCCGAGCACGCGTACTCCAAGGACGGCGGCCTCGCGGTGCTGAAGGGCAACCTGGCCGTGGACGGCTGCGTGGTGAAGACCGCGGGCGTCGACGAGTCGATCTGGACCTTCGAGGGCCCGGCGGTCGTCTGCGAGTCGCAGGAGGAGGCCGTCCAGAAGATCCTCACCCAGCAGATCAAGGAGGGCGACGTCGTCGTCATCCGCTACGAGGGCCCCAAGGGCGGCCCCGGCATGCAGGAGATGCTCTACCCGACCTCGTACCTGAAGGGCCGCGGCCTGGGCAAGAGCTGCGCGCTGATCACGGACGGCCGCTTCTCCGGCGGTACCTCGGGCCTGTCCATCGGCCACGCCTCGCCCGAGGCGGCCTCCGGCGGCACGATCGCGCTCGTCGAGGACGGCGACCGCATCCGTATCGACATCCCCGGCCGCTCCATCGAACTGCTCGTCGACGACTCGGAGCTGTCCCGCCGTGCGAGGGCGCTGAACGGCGCGTACGCCCCGAAGGACCGCGACCGGAAGGTGTCGGCGGCGCTGCGGGCCTACGCCGCGATGGCCACCAGCGCCGACAAGGGCGCCGTGCGGGACGTGTCGAAACTGGGCTGA
- a CDS encoding ABC transporter permease has protein sequence MSTTTAPRPRALSAARTTATAARVLRQLRHDPRTIALMLLVPCVMLLLLRYVFDGSPRTFDNIGASLLGIFPLITMFLVTSIATLRERTSGTLERLLAMPLGKGDLIAGYALAFGALAIVQSALATGLAVWLLGLDVTGSPWLLLLVALLDALLGTALGLFVSAFAASEFQAVQFMPAVIFPQLLLCGLFTPRSDMHPALEAVSDVLPMSYAVDAMNEVLRHTDVTTAFVRDALIVAGCALLVLGLGAATLRRRTA, from the coding sequence ATGAGCACGACCACCGCACCCCGCCCCCGCGCCCTGAGCGCCGCCCGCACCACCGCCACCGCGGCCCGGGTCCTGCGCCAGCTCCGCCACGACCCGCGCACCATCGCACTGATGCTGCTGGTCCCCTGCGTGATGCTGCTCCTGCTGCGCTACGTCTTCGACGGCAGCCCGCGCACCTTCGACAACATCGGCGCCTCGCTCCTCGGCATCTTCCCGCTGATCACCATGTTCCTGGTGACCTCGATCGCCACCCTGCGCGAACGCACCTCCGGCACCCTCGAACGCCTCCTCGCCATGCCGCTGGGCAAGGGCGACCTCATCGCCGGTTACGCGCTCGCCTTCGGCGCCCTCGCGATCGTCCAGTCCGCGCTGGCCACGGGACTGGCCGTCTGGCTCCTCGGCCTTGACGTCACCGGCTCACCCTGGCTGCTCCTGCTGGTCGCCCTTCTCGACGCCCTGCTCGGCACCGCCCTCGGCCTCTTCGTCTCCGCCTTCGCCGCCTCCGAGTTCCAGGCGGTCCAGTTCATGCCGGCGGTGATCTTCCCCCAGCTCCTCCTCTGCGGCCTGTTCACGCCCCGGTCCGACATGCACCCCGCCCTGGAGGCCGTCTCCGACGTCCTGCCGATGTCCTACGCGGTCGACGCCATGAACGAGGTCCTGCGCCACACCGACGTGACGACGGCCTTCGTCCGCGACGCGCTGATCGTCGCGGGCTGCGCCCTGCTCGTCCTCGGCCTGGGAGCGGCCACCCTCAGGCGGCGCACCGCCTAG
- a CDS encoding serine/threonine-protein kinase, which translates to MTPQHHTGPGAEAELPEYAGHYRLESRLGSGGMGVVHLARSTSGLRLAVKVVHAQYAWDPEFRGRFRQEVAAARRVSGAFTAPVVDADPEAERPWMATLFIPGPTLSDEVKENGPLPGAQLRRLMAGLAEALRDIHRVGVVHRDLKPSNVLLAEDGPKVIDFGISRPKDSELRTETGKLIGTPPFMAPEQFRRPREVGPAADIFALGSVLVHASTGRGPFDSDSPYVVAYQVVHDEPDLSGVPEDLAPLVLRCLAKEPEDRPTPDELMRELRSAAASYDTQAFIPERRTPGTGTHSGTGGSGPDPGTGGADAAGDRDASPDESRSEGVEQEPGDRTGRGSGRLTGILTGRRPHSRRLAVAAGALGLVVGGGLATAQLLDVGMLPHSAAPESTLPGATSAAFSEWVAEPVAGEGVPQCSYGAGKLICARPGLVYALDPADGNLLWRHSVPKMLTGVPPVLAGGLVQPMADHGRHLEALDPGSGRPRWQSDVPAYSGVQCAGGMVLLTGTDGRVRAVDAASGETTWNRPVPGLPLPHFFAFAGDPLAYTVSTSSDGATTRVVAVDPVTGDVRWEAQLPGTLAPVGSRDGSLVLLSSEPAFGRTDAVVRYTPRTRTSVRVALSVPLDSAQASVHGDMVHLLGTGGALDAVDLAARKVRWRLETAVSWGSAPIADAGHVYVLAGDGRLLAVGARTGQLVGQTRPRLGTRSDRVAADLPTPVIVEGRVYAGAPDGTVFAVDGHDPSSW; encoded by the coding sequence ATGACGCCACAGCACCACACCGGCCCGGGCGCGGAAGCGGAACTTCCGGAGTACGCCGGTCACTACCGCCTCGAGTCGCGCCTGGGCTCCGGCGGCATGGGCGTCGTGCATCTGGCCCGCAGCACTTCCGGGCTGAGGCTCGCGGTGAAGGTCGTCCACGCCCAGTACGCCTGGGACCCCGAGTTCAGAGGACGGTTCCGGCAGGAGGTGGCGGCGGCCCGAAGAGTCAGCGGCGCGTTCACCGCGCCCGTCGTCGACGCCGACCCGGAGGCCGAACGGCCCTGGATGGCCACCCTGTTCATTCCCGGGCCCACGCTCTCGGACGAGGTGAAGGAGAACGGGCCGCTGCCTGGCGCCCAGTTGCGGCGGCTGATGGCGGGGCTCGCCGAGGCACTGCGCGACATCCACCGGGTGGGTGTCGTCCACCGCGATCTCAAGCCGAGCAACGTGCTGCTCGCCGAGGACGGCCCGAAGGTCATCGACTTCGGCATCTCCCGTCCGAAGGACAGCGAACTGCGCACCGAGACCGGCAAGTTGATCGGTACTCCGCCGTTCATGGCGCCCGAGCAGTTCCGCCGGCCGCGGGAGGTCGGGCCGGCGGCGGACATCTTCGCGCTGGGCTCCGTGCTGGTGCACGCCTCGACGGGGCGGGGGCCGTTCGACTCCGACAGCCCGTACGTCGTCGCCTACCAGGTCGTGCACGACGAGCCCGATCTGAGCGGCGTACCGGAGGATCTGGCGCCGCTCGTGCTGCGCTGTCTGGCCAAGGAGCCCGAGGACCGGCCCACCCCGGACGAGCTGATGCGGGAACTGCGCTCGGCGGCCGCCTCGTACGACACGCAGGCGTTCATACCGGAGCGGCGGACGCCCGGGACCGGTACGCACTCCGGCACGGGCGGGAGCGGGCCGGACCCGGGAACGGGCGGGGCGGACGCGGCCGGTGACCGTGACGCGTCCCCGGACGAGTCGCGTTCCGAGGGAGTCGAACAGGAGCCGGGGGACCGTACGGGGCGGGGATCCGGGCGGCTGACGGGGATCCTGACCGGGCGGCGCCCGCACTCGCGGCGGCTCGCCGTGGCCGCCGGGGCACTCGGGCTGGTCGTCGGCGGCGGACTCGCCACGGCCCAGCTCCTCGACGTCGGAATGCTGCCGCACAGCGCGGCGCCGGAGAGCACGCTGCCCGGAGCCACCTCGGCCGCGTTCTCCGAGTGGGTGGCCGAGCCCGTGGCCGGCGAGGGCGTCCCCCAGTGCTCGTACGGGGCCGGAAAGCTGATCTGCGCGCGGCCCGGACTGGTCTACGCCCTCGATCCGGCGGACGGAAACCTGCTGTGGCGGCACTCCGTGCCCAAGATGCTCACCGGCGTGCCGCCGGTCCTCGCGGGCGGCCTGGTGCAGCCGATGGCGGACCACGGCCGGCACCTGGAGGCCCTGGACCCCGGCTCGGGCAGGCCGCGCTGGCAGTCGGACGTTCCGGCGTACAGCGGAGTGCAGTGCGCCGGCGGCATGGTGCTGCTCACCGGCACCGACGGGCGGGTGCGGGCGGTCGACGCCGCGTCGGGCGAGACCACGTGGAACCGGCCGGTGCCCGGTCTTCCCCTGCCGCACTTCTTCGCGTTCGCCGGGGATCCGCTGGCGTACACGGTGAGCACCTCGTCCGACGGGGCGACCACCCGGGTCGTCGCCGTGGACCCGGTGACGGGCGATGTGCGCTGGGAGGCCCAGCTGCCCGGAACGCTGGCGCCCGTCGGCAGCCGCGACGGCTCCCTCGTCCTGCTCTCCTCCGAGCCGGCCTTCGGGCGGACCGACGCCGTGGTCCGCTACACACCGCGGACCAGGACGTCGGTCCGGGTCGCGCTGTCCGTTCCCCTCGACTCGGCGCAGGCGAGCGTGCACGGCGACATGGTGCACCTGCTGGGCACCGGTGGCGCGCTGGACGCGGTCGACCTGGCGGCACGGAAGGTGCGGTGGCGGCTGGAGACGGCCGTGAGCTGGGGTTCGGCGCCGATCGCCGACGCCGGTCACGTGTACGTCCTCGCCGGGGACGGGCGGCTGCTTGCGGTCGGGGCCCGCACCGGGCAGCTCGTCGGCCAGACCCGGCCGCGGCTCGGCACGCGCTCGGACCGGGTCGCGGCGGACCTGCCCACACCCGTGATCGTCGAGGGCCGTGTCTACGCCGGCGCCCCCGACGGCACCGTCTTCGCCGTGGACGGCCACGACCCGTCGTCCTGGTGA